The window cttggacgttctcttcctcttcttggcctccgGGCTCGCCGGAGTGGCGGCGGGCTCTGGCTTGGGAGGCTCGGGGACAGCGGGAGTGGCAGCTGTGCTCTTCCGCTTGCGGGTcacggccttcttgttggggGTTTTAGCTGGCGGCGcgggctcctcctcggagACCTCGGCGGGAGGGGACTCGACAGCGGCCGTCTGGTGAAGCTGCTCGGCGATGGCATCCTGCTCATCGGCGGggaactcctccacctgggcgaggttggaaACGTCAATGTTGTAGAGCTCAGCATAAGCACGAGCCTCATCATCCGACATGTTCTTGGCGTCCATGTTGCCGGCCTTGTAGGAGTGGACGCGAGCCTGGTAGAGGCGGAGGTTGTACTTGTAAGCCGTGTTCCAGCCCGCCTTCTCACCAGGGGCCATGACAGCCCAGCGACGCTGGCCCTCTTCCTGGACAGCACCCTTGGGAGCTCCCTCACCAAGGTCGCTCGCAATGATGGGACGAGCAGTCTGCATGTAGAGGAAGTAGGGGGTCAGGGGACGCTTGGGGGCGTTGGGGTCATGAGTGCGCTTCTTgcgctccttcttctcctcaacgACGGGCATGGGGGCAGCAAGGGCAGCGGGCATCAGGCCGCCGAGAGCGCCGTTGAGATGGTCAAGAGTCTCCTGTCCATTCTCGAGGCTGGTACCCTCACCAATGAGAAGGTTCGTCTGACGCAAATAATCGGCAGAAAAACTCCTAATCAAATCCTGGATAGTTTGCAGACGGTTGTACACCTTGGAGGACGGTCAGCAAGTGTGAAGGTGTCTGGGTGGCCATAGCTTATGGGGGTGCGGTTGCCAGAACCAAGCAGGTACAAGTAAAGAAAAGGAGTGGGCGGGTTGTGCCTTGCACCTAGCCCAGCTCGAGGCAAgaggtggcgggggtgggtggaagtggaagtgCAAAGCCAATGCTTACAGAGTCTCTGACGCGAATAAACTGCGCGACATCGATGACGGGAGGGCCACCGGGGATCTGGGCAACAGggagttgttgttgctggatggggttgatgatggctggcGCGACTGGCGCAGGCGAGGGGGCGACCTCAGCGACCTTCTTGGGTGGGCGCGGCATATTTGCGGCTTTTCGGGTTTTGGGGTCTGTTAAGAAtgactttgttgttgttgttgttgttgctgttgctgttgctgttgctgttgtaaGATAATAGCGGGATGGCggcgctgttgctgcgaATGCGACGGCGCGATGGTGGATTGCGCtgtggtttggggagggCAAAGCGCTGAGCGGAGGTGCTGGAAAATGAAGGGAGAGATCAAGAGGAAATTTTTGGgcgggaggtttggggggagtggCGGGGTCCCCAAAATATACGCCGAGCCGCTGGGGGAAGAGCCAGCGCTGATTTACCTGCTGAAAATTGGCGGGTCGTGAAAAAAATTGTGCGCTGCctgggggtggaaggggggctGCCCGATTTTGGGCGAAATCAGTCACGGCACCAGGGCACCCCGCTCCGGGGAAGCTTCAGCGTCCTGCCCGCAAGGCTCCAAACAACACGCCTGTCAACACATTTCAGGCCCGCCTACTACCAACCGCTACCTATTCCTGACTATCCCACTACAAATAGACAACACCGTACATCCCGTCCTTCATTAGGTACTCCGTCTCTTGCAGCCTTTCTTTTCTGCACCTTCTATCggtcccccccccccccaaaagcgCAAAGCTCCGCAGTCGCACCTGCCCAGCCAGCTCCAGAGCCTCGTGTACAGCGAACCCGGGCACCTCAGTTTGGTGCAACAACATGTTACCTAACCCGACGCGCCAACAAACCCCACTGGGGCCTGCAGtcaaacctctccaccacaacatcctCGCAGTCACTGATTTCTGGTCGCTGCTGTTCTTCTCTATGATGGCGCTGGACTGACGACCAATATTTTTATTTGCTGTCGTGGAGGTGTGCCATTGATCATGGCTGATATCGACAAGGCTGGTTTTCGTAAATCGATTCGCCATGTCTGCATGCTCGGTGCACCGCTGTAGGGGTCCAGCGAGCCGCCGGCGACTTGGGTCGCTGTTCTTCAGCTACGCGATGCAGCTATCTCGAAGGCCCCTTAGGTACTTCGGGGGCGCTCTTCCAGCGTTTGGCGGAAAATCGAGTGGTCTTACGCGAGGCCTTCCACTGTCCAATTGGGGCTCGCTGTTGTCTTTGAGACACCGCAGCGCTGTCCTCCGTCCCCTCCCAAAGCGACAGGGGGTCTTCGTCAGCACCGCCCAAAAGCCGGGGtgatttttttctttgctgaTTGATTTTGAAGCTG is drawn from Podospora pseudocomata strain CBS 415.72m chromosome 1 map unlocalized CBS415.72m_1, whole genome shotgun sequence and contains these coding sequences:
- a CDS encoding uncharacterized protein (EggNog:ENOG503NZ2S; COG:B), which encodes MPRPPKKVAEVAPSPAPVAPAIINPIQQQQLPVAQIPGGPPVIDVAQFIRVRDSVYNRLQTIQDLIRSFSADYLRQTNLLIGEGTSLENGQETLDHLNGALGGLMPAALAAPMPVVEEKKERKKRTHDPNAPKRPLTPYFLYMQTARPIIASDLGEGAPKGAVQEEGQRRWAVMAPGEKAGWNTAYKYNLRLYQARVHSYKAGNMDAKNMSDDEARAYAELYNIDVSNLAQVEEFPADEQDAIAEQLHQTAAVESPPAEVSEEEPAPPAKTPNKKAVTRKRKSTAATPAVPEPPKPEPAATPASPEAKKRKRTSKAAEIVEEPKKSARKKTKN